The genomic stretch CACACTGTGCAGAGCATAAATGCAAGATGATAGCCAGTCTTATTCAAGCATGTGGATGGATGGTTGGATCCGATCAATATTATTTATTATGATGCAAGACAGCAGTACGAATGCAATTATGCATAGGTTGGAATACTATGGAAACCATGTCCTTTTCCATCATGTTCTTCACGGTGAAGAGTTACAACGCGAGGTAAGATTCGTACTCGAGTTTGGCAGCTGATGGAACGTTGATTGTGAAGTGATGTGGCAATTCCTCAAAATTTTACCAATCTACTTGCAGTAATTTTTTCCCATCCTCATACGGGCCGGGTCTATAAATTTGCCACCTTGATCTTCCTTCTCATCACAACCAACTCAAAGCTCTTACTAGTGAgcacctgcaggctgcagtgccagagagagagaggtatgGCAACATCAGTAGAGATCATGAACCCCAGCACTGAGGTTCTTGAGACTGCAGCCACCTCAGTGTTCCAGCCAGGGAAGCTTGCGATCGAGGTGATTCCTGTGGATCATGACACAAATCCGACACCACCAATTCCGATCTTGATTGCCTCTCCCAAGGATGCAGGAACATACCCGGTCGCCATGCTCCTGCATGGTTTCTGCCTCCAGAACCATTTCTATAAACAAGTTCTCAAACATATTGCCTCTTTTGGCTTCATCATGGTTGCACCCCAGGTTAACTATCACTGCCTTCTAATGTATTTTACATGCACTGTATAGTCTATGTTGATTCAGAAACGTAGAAACTGTGATGATTACAGCAAGATACCACACTAGATCACAACTGCATAATCACGATGAGAATTCATGTACTGACTTTTTTGGGATACGATTGGTTCACCCCATGTCTGTTGGCTGACATAAATCATGCAACTCTGTAATTCTATTGGCAGTTCCATATCAGCATATTGGCCAAAGGTGACACCGAGGACATAGCCGCAGCAGCTGAAGTGACAGATTGGCTCGCTAAGGGGCTACCATCCATCCTGCCCAAAGGCGTCGAGCCGAACCTTTCCAAGCTCGCTTTGGCCGGCCACAGCCGAGGTGGCCACACAGCGTTCTCTCTTGTCCTGGGGCATGGCAAGACCAATCTCAAGTTCTCTGCTCTCATTGGTCTTGACCCTGTTGCTGGCACAGGCAAGTCTTCGCAAATCTCACCCAAGATCCTCACCTACGAGCCCTCCTCTTTTGACATAGCGATGCCCGTCTTGGTCATCGGCACTGGGCTgggagaggagaagaagaacatACTATTTCCTCCCTGCGCTCCCAAGGATGTTAACCACAGGGAGTTCTACCACGAGTGCAGGCCACCTTGCTACTACTTTGTGACCAAGGACTATGGACATCTCGACATGCTAGATGACGATGCTCCAAAGTTCATGACCTGCATGTGCAAAGACGGCAAAAACTGCAAGGACCTGATGAGGAGGACCGTTGCTGGCATCATGGTAGCGTTCTTGAAGGCTGTGCTTAATGAAGAAGATGGTGATCTTAGAGTCATAATGAAGGACCCTAAGCTCACACCAACCACAGTCGACCCTGTTGAGCACCGTCTGGCATGAGCAGGAAGATCATAAATCATAAGGACTTATTGAGTTAAACAAGTGTCAGTTGCTTGTTTGTTTCCATGTTTCCAAAAACTAAATGTCACCTGTTGCTGTATGTCCTTTCCTAAGTCCAAATCATAATGAACTGAATAAAAATAATGGACAGAGTTACATCCGTGCATTCTGCTTAATGATAATGGCAAGCCCTTAACCCCAAATCTATTGGGGAAAGCTATACTGGGCTATGCAAAAAAATGCTCGGGTGAGCAGTAGACAGCCCCAATCTGTTATTCTCCTTTTTGTTCCAGGAGTTGTGTTTGTTTTGTACTCTGTACTTTGGTTTGTTCCCCTTTTTTAATAAAACACGTGCTATGCAGTTCTAAGCAAACAAATCTATTGGAAGATGCTTCCTTTGATATTCAATAAAAATGAAATCAACCCAAGTATTTCTTTCAAAAGAAGCAATATGACATTTTTTCCCCCTGTTGCATCCATTGGCAGCACTGTTGGAAACTGCAGTATTTGCATCTCTTGGCCATATCTTCTAGGCTGTCTTTCTAGGTTGCCTACGAGTATTTTCAGGTTGCAAAAGAAGTACTACTAAATATGCCAGATTACAAGGTTAAGGATGCCTAATCTAAACGGGGTAAAAAATGAGGGGCATTCGAACCTGGGAGTACATGTTGTCGAGAAATTGCTTGGTGTAAAACTGACAATAATGCGCACAAGAAAGAGACTTGAGAAGGCAGTTTCAGTCATACCGCGCAACAATTGCCATCGTTTCTCAGAAGTACAGGAGTGCAAAGATATATTTATCAGCATTGTACAGGAGCTTCGAGCATGGACAGAGCACCAGAATGACACTTGGATCTTTGCGTTTTCCGTGGCCTAGATGAGCCGACAAGTCTTTGAAACATGGCCCTTCGCTCCTTTTTGTTATTCAAACCTCCTAGTCTTTGATCGAGAATTAGCTTGAGAATTGGTAAATTATATTATAACATACACAATTATTAATGTTAAGAAATACAGTCAAaattagttcaaaaatgaactagGTAGCTGGTCTCAAACACCATAAATTTGACAATGGAGATAGTACGTGCCAAGGTTCGTCACCATACACACGTATTGCATTTCTGTAAGATGTTGTTCCTCATTTTTCAGACGTTCGCCCGTTTCTTCCTAACAAAACTGACTTTCAGATTTTACATCCTGGACAAGACCACAAGAGATTACATGCATGCCATGCACGCGTGATGAAAACGTGACTGTTTTATTTCACAGCATGTCCCTTGCAGTTCTTCTGCTGCAGAAAGCCAGAAATTCCTTAGCAAAGCTACTAGACAACAATTCACGGAGCAGAGAGCTACTCAAACTCACTTTGCCCACGCTCCTCAGCTCGTACGTACACGTAGGGCCAGCCGTCAGCGGACTCTATAAATTTGCCACCAAGCTTCAtcctcttttctcatcatcaccAGTCATCAGTTCTTCAATTACGATTCACAGCCAACTCCAGCTTTTACCCGCCAGTACCTACATTTGAGACAGCGTGAGCAAGAGATAAGGTGGCAGCACCATGGCGACCCAGCAGGTTCTTGAGCCTGTGGCGGCAGTCACCTCGATGTTCCAGTTCCACAACGAcatcgccgcggcggccagggTCACGGACTGGCTCCCCGAGGGCCTGCCCCCCGTGCTCCCGGCGGGCGTCGACGCGGACCTCGTCAGGCTCGCCCTGGCCGGTCACAGCCGCGGCGGCCACACGACCTTCGCCCTGGCAGTTGGGGCACGCCGCCAAAACCACCACCCTCAAGTTCTCCGCGCTCATCGGGCTCGACCCCGTCGCCGGCACCGGCCGGTCCTcccagctcccgccggcgatcctacgaaccctcctccttgtccttctccttcgccgccgcggcgctggtcATCGGCACCGGGCTGGGCGGCGACAGGGAGAACGCGCTGCTCCCTTTCCCTCCCTGCGCCCCCGGGGAGGTGAGCCACACGCGGAGTTAATTCTACCGCGAGTTCAAGCCGCCGTGCGCGCTACCACGTCGTGGCCGGGGACTTCGTCCACCTCGACatgctcgacgacgacgacgcgcccaGGCTGGAGACCTGCCTCTGCAAGGAAGGGGACGGCTGCAAGGGCGTGATGAGGAGGACCGTGGCCGGGATCATGTGGTCGCCTTCTTGAGTGTTCTGAGCGAAGGGGATGGCAATGATGATCTGAAGGCCATACTCTCGTTACTCGGAGATCCCAGGCTCGCACCAACCACGTTGGACCCTGTTGAGTACCGGTAGGCATGAACAGAAAAGATCGTCATCGTTACCAGGCCTCGTCCGATTCCTTTGGAAATAGTCCATGAACCATTCCAAATCCGACTCCTTCACTCGATCATAGTCTGATTCTATTTCTGTCTAGGAACTATTCCAACCTTCAAAATCGGTGTTGTTCGGCTGGACAGAAATAGACTGTCCAGAATTTCAGTTAAAAACACAAAACAAAATCTGTAGCTCTAAAATTAAATTACTCTGAAACAGAATAGCTATCAACATGTAAAGGGTTCTATCTTGTAGAATAGCTTAACATAAGCTGGCACAGAACTGTAGTTTAAACACTACCAACCAAACAGAACCAGCCAAATTAGATCATCGACGGTCAGGCACCAATGAAACACGAGAATCACAAGCAAGACGAGCAAAACAGGAGAATAGCTTTCGAAAAGGTAATGATACGAAACCGAAGCGTTTGCAAAGACTATTATACCGGAACCAAGGTATCAAGATAGCACAATTTTTCTGCATATGTCAGCACTCGCCGATCCGGATAACATTACTAGTACATAATAACTATCCTTCAAAATTAAACGCCTCGCGCAAAGGGAAACACCATGTCCAAACTAGGGGCAACTTCACTCCATGGATGAAGAGGTTGGGCCAGCAACAAAGTTGCTGCCACCGCCACGGCCAAAGCCAGGTCTTCCACCAGAACTCTGCAGAGTTTGCGGGATGGAAATAAACATTAGCATTCATGAAATAGATGGTGATCAACTCATGTTTCACATTACTAATTTGTCTGACAAGTTACACAATGAAAAGGGTCTGAGCAtataaaaaatagagtaaacaTTACGATCTATGATTTAAACCATGATGATAGCTTCTTGGTCTGACCGTTCATTTTCACAAAGACTAGTCCATATGAACGAATGAAAAGATCAACGAACTAGCCAACCTTAAAAACTAGGCTGTTTCACAAAAGGTAGTACCAGCGACATATGACTACATGTAGCTACTTAATTGCTTTAGCTAAAACAGTAGTATAAATAGACAGTGAATTTATGAGGTAAGTAGACAACAACTTTACCTGCTAGGTCATCTCATTCCTAAGCCAAATCAAAGTggattcttcatcttcttcactagCACAAATAAAAGTCTCTCTGTTTTCTTTGCTCTTGGTGAAGATTGCATAAGCTTTGGCCTTTTCCTATTTGGCCACTTTCATTGTGTTGATGATTGATATGCACCTTTTGATGGAGTATTCATCACCTTTAGCAGCCTCCTTATCTCTTGCCTTCTTTTCTCTTGTCTCATTTTCTCTTGCCTCATTTTCTCTTGCTAGCTGTTTAGTTTCATTTTCTGCTTGCTTTGTCCTCATTTCAAGGAATCTCTCCATCATGGCTTCAATTTTTGCACTCTTTTCTAGGCCTTTgtccttttttttctgatttctttcTTGATGCAACCATTCTTCGTTCTCCACTTCTTACCTCCTCTTCATCTCTTACATCCTTTTCTTCATTCTCTTCATCACGTATCTCAATTTCCTGTAGagcttcttcttcagcttcttcCTCTAAATCATCAATTTGGTGAAGGGGCTCTTCCACACATTGTGATTCAGTAGAAGCGAAATTGTATGTCCCTTCAGCTAGATGACCTATATTTGGCACAATGCATTTAGAGAAATAGTACAAGCACCTATTTTACATCATAGAGATCTGACTGGAAAATAGCTTATTATATAGAACTTACGATCATAGAGTTCTCCCAAAGCATAAAAAAGCGGAAAGCTTGCCTTGTTGTTTTGAAACTTCTTGTTTTTGGGGAAAGTCTGCAATTTGAAGAAAATATTGATCAAATACAAAGTTATCACTATGAGGTTATCCATAAAATTACTTCAAGAAATTAACTTACCACCATGAGGTTCTCCCACATTGCTGCTGATCCTTCAACCATATTTCTTTGTTCATTCTATTTTGACCCACTTTGCATTCTTGCCACTTTGATCATTTTGTAGTCTCTCTTAAGCTGACATTCTTTATCTTCAA from Setaria italica strain Yugu1 chromosome II, Setaria_italica_v2.0, whole genome shotgun sequence encodes the following:
- the LOC101763039 gene encoding chlorophyllase-1, which encodes MATSVEIMNPSTEVLETAATSVFQPGKLAIEVIPVDHDTNPTPPIPILIASPKDAGTYPVAMLLHGFCLQNHFYKQVLKHIASFGFIMVAPQFHISILAKGDTEDIAAAAEVTDWLAKGLPSILPKGVEPNLSKLALAGHSRGGHTAFSLVLGHGKTNLKFSALIGLDPVAGTGKSSQISPKILTYEPSSFDIAMPVLVIGTGLGEEKKNILFPPCAPKDVNHREFYHECRPPCYYFVTKDYGHLDMLDDDAPKFMTCMCKDGKNCKDLMRRTVAGIMVAFLKAVLNEEDGDLRVIMKDPKLTPTTVDPVEHRLA